In the Halodesulfovibrio sp. genome, one interval contains:
- the dctP gene encoding TRAP transporter substrate-binding protein DctP produces the protein MQKKFSVVIVMMLICILAAGTAQARKWKISHVRPQNTAIDNDLKAFTAELEEISKGDMKAKIYAASSLGDYTVVQERVGLGAVDMACQPVAAAADKRMQIANFPFMFTGWKQAEKNFAPGAPLRKTIEGLYAKQGIKLLATWPAYFGGIALNKEPQNPTNPDAKKGLKIRVVPTKSFKLMADNIGFIGTPIPFSEAFTAVQTGVVDGVVGSGAEGYYASFRDVTKYYLPINTHFEMWYFIMNAELYEDLDDEHKKLLDKAAVDFENRRWARAEADQAANEQRLADYGAKIIKVSPEVIEAHAVKVRANVWPEILNDVGEDWGRKVLSGLIQ, from the coding sequence ATGCAAAAAAAGTTTTCAGTTGTTATTGTGATGATGCTTATCTGCATTCTTGCAGCAGGCACTGCTCAGGCCCGTAAGTGGAAAATTTCCCACGTACGCCCACAAAACACTGCTATCGACAACGACCTTAAAGCATTTACAGCCGAGCTTGAAGAAATCAGTAAAGGCGACATGAAAGCCAAAATTTACGCTGCTAGCTCACTCGGCGATTACACTGTTGTTCAAGAACGCGTTGGTCTCGGCGCTGTAGATATGGCATGTCAGCCAGTAGCTGCTGCTGCTGACAAACGTATGCAGATTGCGAACTTCCCATTCATGTTCACTGGCTGGAAGCAAGCTGAGAAAAACTTTGCTCCAGGCGCACCTCTGCGTAAAACAATTGAAGGTTTGTATGCAAAGCAGGGCATTAAACTGCTTGCTACATGGCCTGCGTACTTCGGCGGTATCGCTCTTAACAAAGAGCCACAGAACCCAACTAATCCTGATGCTAAAAAAGGCTTGAAAATCCGCGTTGTACCAACCAAATCCTTCAAACTTATGGCTGATAACATTGGCTTCATCGGCACACCGATTCCTTTCTCCGAAGCCTTTACAGCTGTACAGACCGGCGTTGTTGATGGCGTTGTTGGTTCCGGTGCTGAAGGTTACTACGCTTCTTTCCGCGACGTAACCAAGTACTACCTCCCAATCAATACACACTTCGAAATGTGGTACTTCATCATGAACGCAGAACTCTACGAAGATCTTGATGACGAGCACAAAAAGCTTCTCGACAAGGCTGCTGTAGACTTTGAAAACCGCCGCTGGGCACGTGCTGAAGCCGATCAGGCTGCAAACGAGCAGCGCCTTGCAGATTACGGTGCAAAAATCATTAAAGTTTCACCAGAAGTTATTGAAGCACACGCTGTAAAAGTACGTGCAAACGTTTGGCCTGAAATTCTTAACGACGTTGGCGAAGACTGGGGACGTAAAGTTCTCTCCGGCCTCATCCAGTAA
- a CDS encoding FAD-dependent oxidoreductase has translation MKTTDVIVIGGGLSGSATALGLVKEKAGKVLMFDSQLPSQRLSRANFGLTWFMCKGGSSSAYAKWCRNACAQWPEYAATLEDETNINVELEWTGGALHAFGEEQWNAHAASIEKLSGICAEEGLDYPVSMLSRQEFAELVPKMQLGEDVSGAMYTPQQGHVNPLKVLAAMRKSFQQLGGEFVGNQNILEIIPNGDSVTVKTKDEEYSCHKLVVAAGHGCTRLLFPLGYKLNVYPQRGQLLVTERCERKLPFPLLAVRQTQDGTYMIGLSTEDVAHDTNITPQAMQQQAQNAIRIFPELAKVNWVRAWGAIRVMTPDGIPVYDRLEQHPNIYVMALHSALSLNPLHTSVVAPWILDGSNSEIISSFSNGRFNV, from the coding sequence GTGAAAACGACAGATGTCATTGTTATCGGCGGCGGGCTTTCAGGCTCAGCCACTGCACTTGGCTTAGTAAAAGAAAAAGCGGGCAAAGTGCTTATGTTCGACAGCCAGCTGCCTTCGCAGCGACTCTCCCGCGCTAATTTCGGTCTCACATGGTTCATGTGTAAGGGGGGCAGCAGCTCCGCTTACGCCAAATGGTGCCGCAACGCCTGTGCCCAATGGCCTGAGTATGCAGCAACTCTGGAAGATGAAACCAACATCAATGTTGAACTGGAATGGACAGGCGGGGCGCTGCACGCGTTCGGCGAAGAGCAATGGAATGCACATGCTGCAAGCATCGAAAAGCTTAGCGGAATTTGTGCAGAAGAAGGACTGGACTACCCGGTTTCCATGCTTTCACGACAAGAGTTTGCAGAGCTCGTGCCTAAAATGCAGCTGGGTGAAGATGTTTCCGGTGCGATGTACACACCGCAGCAGGGGCATGTGAACCCGCTTAAAGTGCTTGCTGCTATGCGTAAGTCTTTCCAGCAGCTTGGCGGTGAATTTGTAGGAAACCAGAACATTCTGGAAATCATTCCGAATGGTGACTCTGTAACCGTCAAAACCAAAGATGAAGAATACAGCTGTCACAAACTGGTAGTTGCTGCCGGACACGGCTGCACACGCTTGCTGTTCCCTCTCGGCTACAAGTTGAATGTTTACCCTCAGCGTGGACAGCTTCTTGTAACAGAACGTTGTGAACGTAAGCTTCCATTCCCGTTACTTGCTGTTCGCCAGACTCAGGACGGAACCTACATGATAGGTCTCTCCACTGAGGACGTTGCGCACGATACCAATATCACTCCGCAGGCAATGCAACAGCAGGCACAAAATGCCATACGAATTTTCCCGGAACTCGCCAAAGTGAACTGGGTTAGAGCATGGGGTGCCATCCGCGTTATGACACCGGACGGTATTCCTGTTTACGACAGACTTGAGCAGCATCCGAACATTTATGTAATGGCTCTGCATAGTGCTTTATCGCTCAACCCGTTACATACTTCTGTTGTGGCACCTTGGATTCTGGACGGCAGTAATTCAGAGATTATTTCCTCTTTCAGTAATGGACGTTTCAATGTTTAA
- a CDS encoding (2Fe-2S)-binding protein has product MFKIDPSQAQQTVTVLLDGKHKEIPSGMSVAAALLSCGEIISRVSPSSKKPCSPHCLMGVCYECLMEIDGTKKQACMTEVAEGMVINRNFTDEEDS; this is encoded by the coding sequence ATGTTTAAAATCGACCCTTCCCAAGCTCAGCAAACAGTTACCGTTTTACTCGATGGAAAACATAAAGAGATTCCCAGCGGAATGAGTGTTGCGGCAGCTCTTTTAAGTTGCGGAGAAATTATCTCCCGCGTTTCACCATCTTCTAAAAAACCATGCAGTCCTCACTGCTTAATGGGTGTCTGCTACGAATGCCTCATGGAAATTGACGGCACAAAAAAACAGGCATGTATGACAGAAGTAGCAGAAGGAATGGTGATTAACCGTAACTTCACGGATGAGGAGGACAGCTAA
- a CDS encoding TRAP transporter large permease, translating into MVEISLMAIGLLVVMLSFGVPLPFCFGGALMFMHLVGGATMKGTMLWGFSQLSNPVLLCIPLFVFAGSIMSESGIAKSLLDFVNIFVGRIRGGLGIVASLSCAIIGAISGSGLTGVAATGPLLIPEMAEKGYPRGYATALVANSSILGLLIPPSVTMIVYGWVTDTSILACFLATVGPGILITFLFGVVNLVMCRNFPLVLDEPKPIAETVRAASSATLLAIPALIMPVIILGGIYGGIMTPTEAAAVAVIYAFPVGFLVYKGLTWEKFFIASKNAATAIGAIMVMIVFSLMLSQMFVMEEIPQALVEGIFSITTDKTLLLILVNVLLFFIGMIVNDITSIILTAPLLLPLMEAIGVSPIHFAAIIGVNTAMGGVTPPYASILYLGVRIGEVEFVDVIKPAMILILFGYVPVVFLTSFWPKLALYLPSLLGY; encoded by the coding sequence ATGGTTGAAATCTCATTAATGGCCATCGGCTTACTTGTTGTAATGCTGAGTTTCGGCGTTCCATTACCGTTCTGTTTCGGCGGCGCACTCATGTTTATGCACCTTGTAGGTGGCGCCACCATGAAAGGCACTATGCTCTGGGGTTTCAGCCAGCTTTCCAACCCTGTATTGCTCTGTATTCCGCTCTTTGTTTTTGCTGGCTCAATTATGAGTGAAAGCGGTATCGCAAAGAGCTTGCTAGACTTTGTAAATATTTTTGTTGGTAGAATCCGTGGCGGACTCGGAATTGTTGCCTCTTTAAGCTGCGCTATCATCGGAGCTATCTCCGGTAGTGGCTTAACCGGTGTTGCCGCTACAGGTCCTCTACTGATTCCAGAAATGGCTGAAAAAGGCTACCCGCGCGGTTACGCCACAGCGCTGGTTGCTAACTCTTCCATTCTCGGTCTGCTCATTCCACCTAGCGTTACCATGATTGTATACGGCTGGGTTACAGACACCTCCATCCTCGCTTGTTTCCTTGCAACTGTTGGACCTGGTATACTCATCACCTTCCTTTTCGGTGTCGTAAACCTTGTAATGTGCCGTAACTTCCCGCTTGTGCTTGATGAGCCTAAACCAATCGCTGAAACAGTCCGTGCGGCATCCTCAGCTACCCTGCTTGCTATTCCAGCACTCATCATGCCGGTTATCATTCTTGGTGGTATCTACGGCGGCATCATGACCCCGACTGAAGCTGCTGCTGTTGCTGTTATCTACGCATTCCCTGTAGGCTTCCTTGTTTACAAAGGCTTAACCTGGGAAAAATTCTTTATTGCATCTAAAAACGCGGCTACAGCTATCGGCGCAATCATGGTTATGATTGTATTCAGCCTTATGCTCAGCCAGATGTTTGTTATGGAAGAAATTCCGCAGGCTCTTGTTGAAGGTATCTTCTCTATCACCACAGACAAAACCCTGCTTCTCATTCTCGTTAACGTTCTTCTCTTCTTCATCGGCATGATTGTTAACGATATTACTTCCATCATTCTTACTGCTCCGCTGCTCCTTCCTTTGATGGAAGCTATTGGGGTAAGCCCAATTCATTTTGCTGCAATCATCGGTGTTAACACCGCTATGGGTGGCGTTACACCACCATACGCTAGCATCTTGTACCTTGGTGTCCGTATCGGCGAAGTTGAATTTGTCGATGTTATTAAACCCGCTATGATTCTTATCTTATTCGGGTATGTTCCGGTTGTTTTTCTCACGTCCTTCTGGCCAAAACTGGCTCTCTATTTACCAAGCCTCTTAGGCTACTAA
- the fdnG gene encoding formate dehydrogenase-N subunit alpha has protein sequence MQMQRRTFLKTTAAVAVSAFTGLGPAFAMDSVVKEAGKNKIQWSKQTTSICAFCSVGCGLLVHANKSTGRVVNVEGNSDHPINRGALCAKGASSIQMTVNADRPTKCMYRAPYSDSFEVKDWEWCKKRIAKLIKKSRDESFEEKNAAGKVVNRTMGIASLGSAALDNEECYAMHSFIRSLGLVYVEHQARIUHSATVAALGESFGRGAMTNHWNDLKNSDCILIMGSNPAENHPISFKWVVKAQRAGAKVIHVDPRFTRTSARSDMHTALRSGTDIAVLGGMINYILNEKRYFKEYMVNYTNASFIVGEDFGFKDGLFTGFDPTTRSYDKSKWAFEMDSKGNPKQDKTLAHPRCVFQIMKEHYKRYTLDKVSSMSGVPVEDLKQLYTLYSATGTAKKAGTIMYAMGWTQHSVGVQNIRAMAMIQLMLGNMGVAGGGVNALRGECNVQGSTDYALLYHILPGYLKTPLAGQDTFEQYNKAFTPVSNDPKSANWWSNYPKYSASLIKAMYENDDPKDAYNYLPRLDSHKASEYSWLPLIDRMADGKFTGALIWGMNPACSGADSEKTRKALGELDWMVNVNLFTCETSDFWKGPGMDPKSIKTETFYLPCASAIEKEGSVSNSGRWMQWRYKAQEPQDGVLTDGHYFHELWEELVHLYNEEGGAYPEPITHLTFNNMCEEDESGKHHFSAQQTARLCNGWFTRDVEVKGKKFKKGQQVPSFAYLQDDGSTTSGNWLYCNSYTDEGNKSERHDSTQTEEQARIGLYPNWTWCWPVNRRIIYNRASCDQKGNPWNPEKAVIKWNGEKWIGDVPDGGWAPGARHPFIMLKHGMGQLFGPGRADGPLPEYYEPLECPVDTHAFSKQLHNPTAVHFEDEEKAVADERYPFVASTYRVTEHWQTGSMTRWMSWLVEAEPQMFVEISPQLAKLRGFENGEKVVVESVRGSLWAIAIVTDRIQPYKIAGKDVHMVGMPWHYGWVAPKDGGDSANLVTPNVGDPNTGIPEYKAFMVNVRKWKEGDA, from the coding sequence TTGCAAATGCAAAGAAGAACGTTTTTAAAGACAACAGCTGCTGTTGCTGTCTCAGCATTTACAGGATTGGGGCCTGCATTTGCTATGGACAGTGTCGTAAAAGAAGCTGGGAAGAACAAAATTCAGTGGAGCAAGCAGACCACATCAATTTGTGCGTTTTGTTCTGTCGGCTGTGGTTTGTTGGTACATGCCAATAAATCAACAGGGCGTGTTGTTAACGTAGAAGGCAACAGCGATCACCCGATTAACCGTGGTGCACTGTGTGCAAAGGGCGCAAGCTCAATTCAAATGACTGTAAACGCGGACAGACCTACAAAATGTATGTACCGCGCACCGTACAGTGATTCTTTTGAAGTTAAAGATTGGGAATGGTGTAAGAAGCGTATTGCAAAACTCATCAAAAAATCTCGTGACGAGTCTTTTGAAGAGAAAAACGCTGCGGGTAAGGTTGTTAACCGTACTATGGGTATTGCCTCATTAGGCTCTGCTGCTCTTGATAACGAAGAGTGCTATGCAATGCACTCCTTCATTCGTTCTCTCGGTCTGGTGTATGTGGAACACCAGGCGCGTATCTGACACAGCGCAACTGTAGCGGCTCTGGGAGAGTCGTTCGGACGCGGTGCGATGACCAACCACTGGAACGATTTGAAAAACAGTGATTGCATTTTAATCATGGGCAGTAACCCTGCCGAAAACCATCCTATTTCTTTTAAATGGGTAGTAAAGGCGCAACGTGCGGGAGCTAAGGTTATTCACGTTGACCCACGATTTACCCGAACCTCTGCCCGTTCAGACATGCATACCGCGCTTCGTTCCGGTACTGACATTGCTGTACTCGGCGGTATGATTAACTACATTTTGAATGAGAAACGGTACTTCAAAGAGTACATGGTGAATTACACCAACGCTTCATTCATTGTAGGTGAAGATTTTGGCTTTAAGGACGGTCTGTTTACAGGCTTCGATCCGACTACCCGCTCTTATGATAAGTCCAAGTGGGCTTTCGAAATGGATAGCAAGGGTAACCCTAAGCAGGATAAAACTCTCGCTCATCCTCGCTGTGTATTCCAGATTATGAAGGAACACTACAAGCGTTATACGCTCGATAAGGTTTCTTCCATGTCTGGTGTGCCTGTTGAAGATTTGAAACAGCTTTACACATTGTACAGTGCAACCGGTACCGCTAAAAAAGCCGGTACTATCATGTATGCAATGGGCTGGACACAGCACTCCGTTGGTGTTCAGAACATCAGGGCTATGGCTATGATTCAGCTCATGCTCGGTAACATGGGTGTTGCTGGTGGTGGTGTTAACGCGCTGCGTGGTGAATGTAACGTACAGGGGTCAACAGACTATGCACTGCTGTATCACATTCTTCCTGGCTACTTGAAAACACCACTGGCAGGACAGGATACTTTTGAACAGTACAACAAAGCCTTTACTCCGGTTTCTAACGATCCAAAAAGTGCTAACTGGTGGAGCAACTATCCTAAGTATTCTGCAAGCCTTATTAAGGCTATGTACGAAAACGATGATCCGAAAGATGCGTACAATTACCTGCCGCGTCTAGATTCTCATAAGGCTAGTGAATATTCATGGCTGCCGCTTATCGACCGTATGGCAGACGGCAAATTCACCGGCGCACTCATCTGGGGCATGAACCCTGCCTGTTCCGGTGCAGATTCAGAAAAAACCCGTAAGGCGTTAGGCGAATTGGACTGGATGGTAAACGTTAACTTGTTCACCTGTGAAACAAGTGACTTCTGGAAAGGTCCGGGCATGGACCCTAAGAGCATCAAGACAGAAACATTCTATCTGCCATGTGCTTCAGCTATTGAAAAAGAAGGCTCTGTTTCTAACTCCGGTCGCTGGATGCAGTGGCGTTACAAAGCACAGGAACCGCAAGATGGTGTCTTGACTGATGGTCATTACTTCCACGAACTGTGGGAGGAATTGGTACATCTCTATAATGAAGAGGGTGGTGCTTACCCTGAGCCTATTACGCATCTTACTTTCAACAACATGTGCGAAGAAGATGAGAGCGGCAAGCATCACTTCAGTGCCCAGCAAACTGCGCGTTTATGCAACGGCTGGTTCACCCGTGATGTTGAAGTAAAAGGGAAGAAGTTTAAGAAGGGACAGCAGGTTCCGAGTTTTGCCTATCTTCAGGACGACGGTTCAACCACTTCCGGTAACTGGCTCTACTGTAACTCCTATACTGATGAAGGAAACAAATCAGAGCGTCACGACAGTACTCAGACAGAAGAGCAGGCACGTATCGGTCTGTACCCTAACTGGACATGGTGTTGGCCTGTAAACCGCCGTATCATTTATAACAGAGCTTCCTGTGACCAGAAAGGTAACCCGTGGAATCCTGAAAAAGCCGTTATCAAATGGAACGGTGAAAAATGGATTGGTGACGTGCCGGATGGTGGATGGGCACCGGGTGCACGACATCCGTTTATTATGCTGAAACACGGTATGGGACAGCTGTTTGGTCCGGGACGTGCTGATGGTCCACTTCCTGAATATTATGAACCGCTTGAGTGTCCTGTTGATACACATGCGTTTTCTAAACAGCTGCATAACCCGACAGCTGTTCACTTTGAAGATGAAGAAAAAGCTGTAGCCGATGAGCGTTACCCGTTTGTTGCGTCTACCTACCGTGTAACTGAGCACTGGCAGACTGGTTCTATGACCCGCTGGATGAGCTGGCTTGTGGAAGCAGAACCGCAGATGTTTGTAGAGATCAGTCCTCAGCTTGCAAAACTGCGTGGCTTTGAGAATGGCGAAAAAGTTGTTGTCGAAAGCGTACGTGGTTCCTTGTGGGCTATTGCAATTGTGACTGATCGAATCCAGCCGTACAAAATTGCCGGTAAGGATGTCCATATGGTCGGCATGCCTTGGCATTACGGTTGGGTAGCGCCGAAAGACGGTGGTGATTCTGCAAACTTGGTTACTCCAAACGTAGGTGACCCGAACACCGGTATTCCAGAGTACAAAGCCTTTATGGTTAACGTGCGCAAATGGAAGGAGGGTGATGCATAA
- a CDS encoding TRAP transporter small permease subunit yields the protein MEKQFRYGLTILLSTVAILQFVQVIWRYILQAPLMGLDDVLIYPTLWLYLLGSVNASREDTQIKANVLDVFLKTEQSKLGVRIVADIMTVIVSGWLTTWAWGYFRYAFRVWKETPTIYLPTFYAECALFIGLVFMTLFGLQHLITNIRRFNMLRTKPVTTSLHSASEGSA from the coding sequence ATGGAGAAGCAATTTCGGTATGGCCTTACTATACTGTTGAGCACAGTAGCAATTCTACAGTTTGTACAGGTTATATGGCGCTACATTTTACAAGCCCCACTTATGGGCTTGGATGATGTGTTAATCTACCCAACTCTTTGGCTCTATCTACTAGGTAGTGTAAACGCCTCCCGCGAAGATACCCAGATTAAAGCAAACGTGCTGGATGTATTCCTCAAAACGGAACAGTCCAAACTCGGTGTCCGCATTGTTGCAGACATTATGACTGTGATTGTATCTGGCTGGCTTACCACTTGGGCATGGGGCTACTTCCGCTACGCATTCCGCGTCTGGAAAGAAACACCGACCATCTACTTACCTACATTCTATGCAGAGTGCGCATTATTCATCGGTCTTGTTTTCATGACACTTTTCGGACTGCAACATCTGATTACTAACATCAGACGTTTTAATATGCTCCGCACTAAACCAGTTACTACAAGTTTGCATAGTGCAAGCGAAGGAAGCGCATAG
- a CDS encoding sigma 54-interacting transcriptional regulator, giving the protein MKKGHVVDSSTMSELIEESHARSKHFGIDPMSRNTLQECISNEALNERREHNAELLQVVLPHFAEFFELLSPDDFLIAAVDADGYILHITGSERLTTQYRTRNCAPGFRWTEKDVGTTAISMCHKHHIPIQLTGADHYCHLAHHLTSSSAPIFGGGGELLGILVVSGAKEFTHPHTLYMVTTAARAAERQLRVMRRNKALALHIGFFDKVIESASTGLLILNREGEIWKINGKGAQILKANDLEGKHISKLKGLSLDINKLQNASQQWVNKECWVRCDRGTVPIIYTAQAVLSETNELLGAVLVFNEMSEIQKMAENISGAKAHYTFPMIVGHSPKFLGAIDLAQKAADSVVTVLLQGETGTGKELFAQAIHNHGKRSQYPFVPINCGAIPADLLESELFGYVEGTFTGAVKGGRPGKFELADGGTILLDEIGDMPHHMQVKLLRVLQTAEVYRIGARKPVKINTRIIASTHVNLSKAVAQGRFREDLYYRLNVLPINIPPLRHRGSEDILELATLFLNRGTPLPLTFSHEAEQALISYRWPGNVRELENIVQRALHRCEGEVLDVEHFALPNTDNAQRISTGTLKEMEYKLIKATLKETEHNMVESARRLGISRATLYRKVEKMKDSIYPA; this is encoded by the coding sequence ATGAAAAAAGGACACGTTGTTGATTCTTCAACAATGAGCGAATTGATTGAAGAGTCGCACGCACGCTCTAAGCACTTTGGTATAGATCCGATGAGCCGAAATACATTACAGGAATGTATTTCAAATGAGGCACTTAACGAACGGCGCGAGCACAATGCGGAATTATTGCAAGTGGTGTTGCCGCACTTTGCAGAATTCTTTGAGCTACTGTCACCGGATGATTTCCTTATCGCAGCTGTCGATGCTGATGGCTATATCCTACATATTACAGGCTCAGAGCGTTTGACGACGCAGTACCGAACTCGCAACTGTGCGCCTGGGTTTCGGTGGACAGAAAAAGATGTGGGCACAACGGCGATAAGCATGTGCCATAAGCACCACATTCCAATCCAGCTGACTGGTGCAGATCATTATTGTCATTTAGCACATCACTTGACCAGCTCTTCGGCTCCGATTTTTGGTGGTGGTGGCGAACTGCTTGGAATTTTAGTTGTTTCTGGGGCAAAGGAATTCACGCACCCGCATACGCTATATATGGTTACAACTGCTGCCCGCGCCGCAGAACGCCAGTTACGTGTTATGCGGCGTAATAAAGCACTCGCTTTGCATATCGGCTTTTTTGATAAAGTCATTGAGTCTGCCAGCACCGGACTGCTTATTTTGAACAGAGAAGGTGAAATTTGGAAGATTAATGGAAAGGGCGCGCAAATTCTTAAAGCGAATGATCTGGAAGGTAAGCATATATCAAAACTTAAAGGGCTAAGTCTGGATATCAATAAGCTGCAAAATGCATCACAGCAGTGGGTGAACAAAGAATGCTGGGTTCGGTGCGATAGAGGAACTGTACCGATCATTTATACTGCGCAGGCTGTACTTTCTGAAACGAATGAATTGCTCGGTGCTGTGCTTGTTTTCAACGAAATGAGCGAAATTCAAAAAATGGCAGAAAATATTTCCGGTGCAAAAGCGCATTATACCTTCCCTATGATTGTAGGGCACTCACCAAAATTTTTAGGTGCCATTGATCTTGCGCAAAAGGCTGCTGATTCAGTTGTGACAGTGTTGCTTCAAGGTGAGACTGGAACCGGTAAGGAACTTTTTGCGCAAGCTATCCACAACCACGGTAAGCGGAGCCAGTACCCGTTTGTGCCAATTAACTGTGGTGCTATCCCCGCAGATTTGCTTGAAAGTGAGCTTTTCGGATACGTAGAGGGAACATTCACCGGAGCTGTTAAAGGTGGGCGTCCCGGAAAATTCGAGCTGGCAGACGGGGGAACAATTTTGCTCGATGAAATCGGTGATATGCCGCATCATATGCAGGTGAAGCTGTTACGTGTTTTGCAGACCGCTGAGGTATATCGCATTGGCGCTAGAAAGCCTGTAAAGATTAACACCAGAATTATCGCAAGTACGCATGTGAATTTGAGCAAGGCTGTTGCGCAAGGTCGGTTCCGCGAAGATCTATATTATAGGTTAAATGTGCTTCCTATTAATATTCCGCCATTGCGCCATAGAGGTTCTGAAGACATTCTTGAGCTAGCCACGTTGTTTTTAAACAGGGGAACGCCGCTTCCGCTTACTTTTTCTCATGAGGCGGAGCAGGCACTAATTTCGTACCGCTGGCCGGGAAATGTGCGAGAACTTGAAAATATAGTTCAGCGTGCTTTGCATAGATGTGAGGGGGAAGTGCTTGATGTAGAGCATTTTGCACTGCCAAATACAGACAATGCGCAGCGAATTTCCACAGGAACATTAAAAGAAATGGAATACAAGCTGATTAAAGCAACGCTGAAAGAAACTGAACACAATATGGTAGAATCTGCGCGGCGTCTTGGTATTTCGCGTGCAACATTGTACCGGAAAGTTGAAAAAATGAAGGACAGCATCTATCCAGCCTAG
- a CDS encoding FAD-dependent oxidoreductase — protein sequence MSHYDVIVIGAGPAGLSCGAALAEMGLDTLVLDEQAHPGGQIYRNVESSSAAQLAFFGEDYAKGREIVQRFRKSKAKYQGGATVWQVESDGQVCYSCDGVSQQITGNYVVIATGAMERPVPIPGWTLPGVIGAGAANNLAKEGGLSPKGKVVLCGSGPLLLLEASLLIKKGVQVEAILDTTPLVPSLSAVANLPRALMRMDFLLKGVKMLFDIHRSKVPYLRGVSDLKMIGEDKVTHVECTHKKETVSFATDVALLHFGVIPNTHVMRQVGCTLNWNSELRYWHPVCDDWGRTNHDKVFVAGDGSYVSGAVAAGLKGELSALELARSLGILSTKARDDMAQPLKAEIAKDKHPRPFIDAMYAPRAGQYAFADDTVVCRCENVTVGEIREVISQGAHDPNEIKIITRAGMGPCQGRMCGSAINEILAEELSSTPDEVGYLTIRPPLKGISLGEIAAMKFTEASGPADLFKNQK from the coding sequence ATGAGCCATTATGATGTTATTGTAATCGGTGCTGGTCCAGCTGGACTTTCATGCGGCGCAGCCCTTGCTGAAATGGGTCTGGATACCCTTGTTCTTGATGAACAGGCTCATCCCGGCGGACAAATTTACCGTAACGTAGAATCCTCTTCCGCTGCTCAGCTGGCATTTTTCGGCGAAGACTATGCAAAAGGTCGCGAAATTGTTCAGCGTTTCAGAAAAAGCAAAGCCAAATACCAAGGCGGAGCAACAGTCTGGCAGGTTGAGTCAGACGGACAAGTTTGCTACAGCTGCGACGGCGTATCACAGCAGATTACTGGGAATTATGTTGTCATTGCCACTGGTGCAATGGAACGCCCTGTGCCTATTCCAGGCTGGACACTTCCCGGCGTTATCGGTGCCGGAGCTGCAAACAACCTAGCAAAAGAAGGCGGACTTTCCCCGAAAGGAAAAGTTGTTCTGTGCGGTAGCGGTCCTTTACTTCTTTTAGAAGCATCCCTGCTTATTAAAAAAGGCGTTCAGGTAGAGGCTATTTTGGACACAACACCGCTTGTTCCTTCGCTGTCTGCTGTTGCCAATCTTCCGCGTGCATTGATGCGTATGGATTTTCTCCTGAAAGGGGTGAAAATGCTGTTCGACATCCATCGTTCAAAAGTTCCGTACCTGCGTGGTGTCAGCGATCTTAAAATGATTGGTGAAGACAAAGTTACGCATGTTGAATGCACCCACAAAAAAGAAACCGTCAGCTTTGCAACTGATGTCGCATTGTTACACTTCGGCGTTATTCCAAACACCCATGTAATGCGTCAGGTTGGTTGTACCCTGAACTGGAATTCCGAACTTCGCTACTGGCATCCAGTCTGCGATGATTGGGGACGTACAAACCATGACAAAGTGTTTGTTGCAGGTGACGGCAGCTATGTTTCCGGTGCTGTTGCAGCCGGATTGAAAGGTGAACTGAGCGCGTTAGAACTTGCCCGCAGTCTTGGCATCCTTTCCACCAAAGCACGCGATGACATGGCACAGCCACTTAAAGCAGAAATTGCAAAAGACAAGCACCCTAGACCGTTTATTGACGCCATGTACGCACCACGGGCTGGACAATATGCTTTTGCAGACGACACCGTTGTGTGCCGTTGTGAAAATGTGACTGTCGGTGAAATCCGCGAAGTCATCAGCCAAGGCGCGCATGATCCTAACGAAATTAAGATCATCACCCGTGCTGGTATGGGGCCTTGTCAGGGAAGAATGTGTGGCTCTGCCATCAATGAAATCCTTGCTGAGGAGCTTTCATCCACTCCGGACGAAGTCGGTTATCTGACTATTCGTCCGCCGTTAAAAGGCATTTCTCTTGGTGAGATTGCTGCAATGAAATTTACCGAGGCTTCAGGGCCTGCTGATTTATTTAAGAACCAAAAGTAG